A genomic window from Candidatus Delongbacteria bacterium includes:
- a CDS encoding T9SS type A sorting domain-containing protein: MPFSLKEALRLLFSVCLIANARAQTVETVVPGSQPFNDGLALDAQGNVYASWYYGTVVTKITPDGVVSEFADSLDWPNGISFDHEGYLLVPNAHGNTVMRVSPEGNNSLLVESISGPSGVLELDDGSLLIAQYSQHKISKRLPDGTLIDWMVGPPASSPVGLQKDAEGNVYIGNFDNGTIIKVLPDGNVSTIADIPGWLGFIALGGDYIYATAFQRQKIYRVALDGSGAEVWAGSGTQGQADGPIETATFSSPNGIVASATGDTLYISDYAPRSLRRITGVNSQTWLPAPEANPRGMLLQPSFPNPFNPSTVIPFRLERDGRVSLSVYNLLGQPVRRLVDGPLPAGEHQVTFDAAGLAGGVYMVGLEQAGERQTRSVVLLP; encoded by the coding sequence ATGCCTTTCAGCCTCAAGGAAGCCCTTCGGCTTCTGTTTTCAGTATGTCTGATCGCCAATGCCCGGGCCCAGACCGTCGAGACCGTCGTTCCCGGGTCCCAGCCCTTCAACGATGGCCTGGCGCTGGATGCCCAGGGCAATGTCTACGCATCCTGGTACTACGGGACGGTGGTCACGAAGATCACTCCGGACGGGGTGGTGAGCGAATTCGCCGACAGCCTGGACTGGCCCAACGGCATCAGCTTCGACCATGAAGGCTACCTTCTGGTGCCCAACGCCCACGGAAACACCGTGATGCGCGTGAGCCCCGAAGGCAACAACAGCCTGCTGGTGGAGAGCATCAGCGGCCCCAGCGGCGTGCTTGAGCTGGATGACGGCAGCCTGCTGATCGCCCAGTACTCGCAGCACAAGATCAGCAAGCGCCTGCCCGACGGCACCCTGATCGACTGGATGGTCGGCCCGCCCGCCAGCAGCCCGGTGGGGCTGCAGAAGGACGCCGAGGGCAATGTCTACATCGGCAACTTCGACAACGGCACCATCATCAAGGTGCTGCCCGATGGCAATGTCAGCACCATCGCCGACATCCCGGGCTGGCTGGGCTTCATCGCGCTGGGCGGGGACTACATCTACGCGACGGCTTTCCAGCGCCAGAAGATCTACCGGGTGGCGCTGGACGGCAGCGGAGCCGAGGTCTGGGCCGGGTCGGGCACTCAGGGACAGGCCGATGGCCCCATCGAGACGGCCACTTTCAGCAGCCCCAACGGCATCGTGGCCAGCGCCACGGGCGACACACTGTACATCTCGGACTACGCCCCGCGCAGCCTGCGGCGGATCACGGGCGTCAACAGCCAGACCTGGCTGCCCGCCCCCGAGGCGAACCCCCGCGGCATGCTGCTGCAGCCGAGTTTCCCCAACCCCTTCAACCCCAGCACCGTGATCCCCTTCCGTCTGGAGCGCGACGGACGCGTCTCGCTCTCGGTCTACAACCTGCTGGGCCAGCCCGTGCGCCGCCTGGTGGACGGCCCGCTGCCGGCGGGCGAGCACCAGGTCACCTTCGATGCGGCGGGGCTTGCGGGGGGTGTGTACATGGTAGGACTGGAACAGGCGGGCGAAAGGCAGACACGCTCGGTGGTG